agggctgtgccatgtCACTGCTGAGCCAGCTCACCTGGGTGCCAGCAGGAactgcacagcctggagcagaaaACGCCGTGGTGTGGCTCATCCAGAGCCAGCTACACAACCAAGCCATAACCTGGGTCACCTACAGCACTGGGCATCTCTGGGCTTTAGGGAAGGAGACCTATCTTCACTCTCATCTTATGGATGAGACAGCaccaggaggcaggagaggttTATTCCAGTCCACACATATGAGCAGCAGTGATGGGGAGACCCACCGAGCCCTCGTCCTGGAGCTGGTTTAATCCATGCCTGCAGGCAAAACCCCTGTTTTTCCTGGCCCACACACCTGGTGACTTGGtaggctgcaggaggagcacaaAAGGTTCCAGAATTCCCCCGCAATCCTTTCCCCCTACCTTGCTCTCCATTCTCTCAGCTTCTCGCCCCTTCCAGGCTCCCGCAGGGGCGAAGGACCAGAAATCTCCTGCGAAAGGCTGTTGCACAGTACTTTCCTGGTAGCAGAGGAAATACTGTGCTCAGGGGATTTCCTTTTGCCTGCCACTCCTATAGGCACCAAAGGTCCCAAAGCTGAGCAGGTCCcggagcaggggaaggagctgggactTACCTGCCCAggggccctgggcacagggggagGACCTAGCCTGGCACGATCAAACTGACTCCCAAAAAAAGCTGAGCAAGGAGAACCCAACAGAAGTGaaggcacagccagcaccaggaaGCTGGGTCAGTACCTTGATTTCTGGGACCGAAATCCTAGATTCAGGATTTTTATCCAACATCCGTGTAATCAAATCCTTCAAGAAGTCCGTAATTTCTGGCCTGTGGAAGGAAGAAGGGAGAGATGAGATGGGGAAAGGGAtgggtgctgcctctgctcttcaCCCCAGTGCCAGCTATGGACCTtctgggcagaggggctggactCCAGCCCCAACAGGGAGGCAGCTTTGGGTTCTTGTACACCCCCTCCTCTCCAAACccccagaaaaagcaaaatattcccTTTTGAGGCAATGTGAAGTGTGATCCCACATTTACAGGGCAGGGAGACACCAACTCAAAGCCTGAATTTTGCAAAACCACAGaagagcagggccagccctaCCCAGGCAGTGCTTGAGAAACAACTCAAATGAGCTGTAAAATAAGGACGGatgggttgtttttgtttttgagtACTTACTGGTCTGGGAACTCCAACGTTTGGGTCTTGATTTTATTGTGTAAACTCAAGATCCTTTCATCCATAAAAGGGCACTACcacaaagaaaaagagcaatGAGGAAAGTAACAACTTCTCTTTAGAGGAAACCgtgaggcagccagaggagcatCAGCATCTCATAGGGTATGAAGGACAGCAAAGATCCAGTTACAGGGAAATTCCAGAAGATTCCAGAAGTAGACATCATCAATGTCTACTTTTAAACtcaatgaaaaaaacatttaaccAAAAATTACCAATTACTAAAAGAACTCCTTTCCTAAAAAAATTGCCCAAAACTAGAATTTTTTCCACTGGGGAAGAAGAGAAGCCCAGTCCTTTTGGCTGCACCCATCCTAGTGACAGGCAAAGGTTTCCCATTTCCATCCACACATCCTCATCTCCACTCAGCTCAACAGGAACACAAGGTGCCAGTCCCACTGCTTACCTGGAACATGGGAGGCACAAACCAACCCCCCAAACACCAACAGCACCGAAAAATCCATCTCATTACCTGCCCAAACACGAAGCAGTACAGCGTGATCCCCATGGCCCACACATCCAAAGCCTGCAGAGTGAAGAAAGCACAGTTAGATCTACAACAAGATGTGTTTGTGCAAGGCCAGGCAAGACCATTCAAATTGCTATTAAATACCTTTCCAGAGAAGATTTTCCTGGTCTCTGAGAGGGTTTCTGGAGCCATGAAGGCAGGAGTGCCCACTGTGTTGGTTAAGAGGGCATCAGCTCCCTTGAACTCGTTGCTCACTCCAAAGTCGGCGATCTTGACATGCCCGTCTTCCCCCACAAGGAGGTTGGAAGGTTTAATATCCCGATGGATTATCTTCTGATAGTGCACTGCAGCAGAGGGACAATgactgtgcagcagcagccctggttgGCAGCAAAGGAGCCACAAGGGCTCCATGTGGCTCTTTCTGCTAACACCGCCACCAGCCCCAGCTTTAAAAGTGTAGCATGAGCCACCAGAAATGGCACCgtacagcagcagaaaggccAGCTCCAGgtgttcagaaaaaaacccaaaataagaAATCCCACCCTTTCTGCAGAGACACTTACAGTATTCAATGCCCTTGATCAGATCCTGGAAGTAGAACCGAGCCTGGTCCTCACTGAGAGGTTTCAAGGTTGGGATTTCCATCACAGGGCTATGAAGGCAACAGAGAACAGAGTTCATTCCCCACCTGGATGTGCTGAAACAGGGCCTGGAGGCTTTGTCACTGGCTGGTGACAGCACACAACCCCAGACACAGGCACACAGTACACAGGGTGTACTCAGCTGTAACCAGGCCAGGGAAATGCTACTCAAGCCTCAAGCCCCAGCCATGAACCTCCCCATCACCTCTGCACCCCATTCCCACCTTGGGTGGCCAAGCTCTGCCACCCACAAACCCACTGGATGCTCAGGTGTTAGTAGGATTAAATCTGGAATTCAGTACTCACCCCTGCTTCACCAGCTCAAACACTGCAACACAAAAGAGAAGGTGATTACAGATTGCTTACAGGGTATGgctcctgtgagcacagcctcAGGacaaaagcaattattttaatgacaaaaattctaaaaataatatgttatttttaaaaaggagatgCTGTCTTATGCAAGGCACGTGGCATTTGGGTTGCTCCCATTTTCAGTTAAGGGGATGCTGCCAGCTATGTTCTGAGTGTTGCAGCTTCAGCATCATGAAGTTCCCTCCATGGCACACAAAACCCCTCACTTTGCCACCAAAAAAGGCTGAGCCCACACCCTGGGCAAACCTCAGTGCTTGGCCATGAAGGCATCACATGCTCCTCCACTAGTACAGGCTGAACATAAATGATAGAAAAATAAGCCTTCTTCAAAACTTGTGAATTACCTGAAGCAACAACTGCAGTCTGCCAGGCAGGTTGGGATGTGGCTCATTGGTACCTTGGATAATTAATTTGTGCCTTTTCCCAAAACCAGAGAAATAGAACTGCTTTCTATCATTCCAGCTTCAAAGCTGAGAACATCAATGCTGGTACCTCTCATGGCAAAGCATGCCCTGGTGTCAAATTAATGCCATTAAAGTGCTATAAAGCCCTCTTATCTCTGTTCACAACCCAGACTGCCCCTCATTTCCTCCTCCAGCACATCAGGCTATACCCACAGTGGAGGAGagacccagccctgcacacagagctgctccaaaaCACAGTGGGAACCTtttgccccctccctctgaCAACCCAGGGCAGTGGGCAGTTACCCATGTACAGGTGATCCTCACTGGGGTCATCCAGGACCTgccaaaagaagcaaaaaggcAATTAAACAGTGCCAAGAAAGCCTTGCAAATTAAGCATTGTGATATTTTATTTAGCAGCCATCTCAGTTCTGCACCATCTGCACCATCAGCACGGTCTGCTCATCTCTGAGCTTCTACCCACAAgagtagggaaaaaaagaggacaGAGATGTAGCTGTACTTCAAggaagcaaatatttaaaacacacaGGAAGCATCATCTGACTCATGAGCCAAATAAACTCCAGCCTGCACATCCTTAATTCTTGATTTTTGGACTGTTTCATACAGGCAGTGGGTGTAGGGCAAGGCAGCTGCACTGTTGAACTCACAAAAACACCAGTTCTTCCCCAAAACCTGTCTCAGCACTTGTTTCCTCCACAGAAGAAACAATTTCCCTTTctgagaagggaagaaaaaatattttgggaggTGAGAATAAAAAACCTTCTAAAtcaaggaaaacacaaaattctTCCAAAGGCAGGACCTGCCCTTGCTCCCTTCTGGGGTCACTCCCCTTcacccagcccatccctgcagcattCAGGCTCCGTCACGCTCAAGGAGGAGTTTTGGAGAAGGGCCAGCACTCACCTCCACCAGCTTCACCACATTGGGGTGGTCCAGCTTCTTGAGGATGGCAATCTCCTGGTAGACCTGCTCGATGGgccctctgggctgcaggcagccctcgGGAGCAGCCTTGGCCCCGCGGGGCGGCGGCCGGcctgaggaaaggcaaagatgGGTCCAGATGGGAACAATCTCCAGGATCCCCAGAACAGCCCCAGCCAAAAGGCTTTCTGCCACTTACGGGGGAAGCCCGCCTGTCTCATCAGCTTCTTTTTTGAGAGAACCTTCATTGCCTGCAAAAGGGGAACAAATGTGAAATTTGGGCAAGTCAAGGATAAAGTGTGGctggtgggatggggcagggagtCAGCAGAAGGGATCCATCCCCCTcccacctgccctgctgcaggctctggggctgtgtgctACTCACATAGTAGGTGTTATCATCCTCGTTGTAGGCCAGCTTCACCACCCCATAGGAGCCCTGGAGAGGGGCACAGCCATACGGCACAATTAGGGACAATCCAGAAAACCCACATCACCAACCCAGGCTCTAGGCTCCTCCACAAACCCCAGAGGGATCACAGAGCTGGTGGGAGATCTGGGATGAGCAGGGGGTGTACAGTCTGACATCACACtgacagcaaagaaaagctttatATGCCCCATTGtgtgggagggagggggaagggggaaaattagtaattattttaaaaatatacaattCAATTGGCACCACTCAGAACAGCGAGCAACAAAGAGCTGCCGTGGTGAGTGGCTGGACTTGCTCCTATTCTAGAGCACTCCCATGACTGGAAAGTGAAAGCAAGCCCGACACCCTCCCAACCCAAAACCCCTcatcccaccccaaacccaatATTCACCTTCCCAATCTCATCCTTCAGCTTGTACTGGTTGAGCTGCACACAGTCCTGTGGGGAGAGAGCAGGGAAGTTTGCCATGAGCCACAAAACTGCTCACATTTGCTCTTGTCCTTTAAATCTCCTGCAAAACTTTCTCTGCAAACTCAcaccctgtcctgctctgcccaagCATTCCCGTGGGGCAGCTTTGATTCATGAGCCACAAAACCACCCACCAAGGCACACTTTGGTGTGTTTATACAGGGCTAATTGCAAACGTTAATGGCTGGGCAGGGATCCTGTCCCGTCCACTCATGTGGAAccagaggagggacagggagagccCTGAGGGGTTTAATGCTGGCGACCTGGTGCCgagtaattttatttcttctcgGCAAGCAGCAACTTGCTGCCTGTTTTCTGTcaggctgggggaggcaggCCTGTTTTCTCTTTAGATCTCAGTGaacttctctgttttttttatttttaaggagtAAAGAAAGAAACTTGTGCTACACTCCTGGCTTCCATCAAACACAGCTGTGagagctgcagcatcagcaAAAGGCACAAAAACCAGTGAGTTGGGGTGTCACCTCCCTGagggctgtccccatggcccaGGATATCCCTGGGCCCCCTGCCACACACCTGCAGATGGGCTGTGGGGGTTTATCCCCAAAAAAAACAAGCGAGAAGAAATGCCACTGTGGGAAAATCTAGGCAGACGGGGCAGGAGAACTGCAGGAGCAGAGTTCATCCCCCTCACCTGTAACACTCATCCCCCTCATTCTAACGCTCATTCTCCTCACCTGTAACATTCATCCCCCTCACCCGTAACGTTCATCCCCCTCACCTGCAATCCTGTGATGGACACGCGGTTGGACTCCACCGTTGGCCGCCGCGGCAGCCGTGGGGAGGAGTGCGGGGAGGTCACGGGGGAGTAGGGGAGGGAGGGGTAGATGAAGCGTTCCTTGGCGCCGTCGCCGTGCCCGGGCGAGCGGACGGGCTGCGGCcgctcctgcagggacagcttgcGGCCGGAGAGGTGCAGCTTGCGGCCGTCCCCAAAGGCCTCGGTGCCGGGCACGTCCATCTCCTCCTCGCTCGCGCTGCCCGCGGCCTCGTGCTCGGTGACCACGATGAGCGaggccatgctgctgctgccgcggCCGGGGCTCAGCGCCGGGGGGTCCCGCAGGCCCGCGGGGGCTCGGCGGCCGCAGCCTCCGGCGCTGCGCAGGGGCTGTGGGGCGGGCGAGCTGCTGGGGACACGTGGCAGCGTGGAGGGACCGATGGCTTCatcctggccatgctgtgctggggagatgTGCCTGCAAACACAGGATAGAGTCAGCCAGACTCTCTGGAAAGTGGGATTTCCTGCTGGTCATTGTGCTACAAATTGATTTATTCATTCCATAGGGAATGGTGAAGCCaagggcagcagtgcaggatgGCACAAGGATGCACAATCACCCCGCCATGGGACAGACCCCAGGCTAGAGCCAGCCTCAACCCCAAGGCTGCCACCTCTGGTCCTTCCACCCTTTTTAactaaacacctccagggagtAAAAACTCCATCATCTCCATTATGGAAATACTCCAAAGGGGTTATTTTAAAGGGGCGGGATAAAGAACTGCGCTATACCGGCATAAATACCACTGAGTTCTCTACTTTACTGTTCACATCTTTGCCAAGTCCCCCCAGACAAAGCAGTTCAGGGACAAAAGGACCCACTTACCAAGCATGGGGTGCAGGATCAGCCCCCTGGCTCACTGCTTCCTCCCACAGCCCATCATTGCTGGCGATTTCTGTTCCTTGCCCTGTGGCTTTTTGTGCAGAACTCAGGTACCCAAACCTTGAGATAAATGAGAAAACTgttagcaacaaaaaaaaaaaaaaatcatcaaataATTAAGTGATAAttaaaaaagaggagaaaattatGTTAATTTACACATGCCAGGCACTCCACAGCACTTGGGGCTGTTCAGTGGTTGGTTGGCTGTAAACCATTGCTCTTCCCTGCCCCAACACTGGTGCTGTTTTTAATTTCTAGGTTAACAAGTTGCCACAgaaggaagtgaaaaaaaatatcctgaaccaaccagcccaggagcaggaacagggtTTGAGGCGTTTTTCTGCCTGGTTCCCACACCTCGACGAGGCGGCCGGTTAAAATTAGCTCCACTCATCTCCATTGAAGTTTCCGTGCTGCACCCGCAGCACATCCACTCTGAATCAGCCCAGCAGAAATTATGGGTCAAGTACAGAAATCAAATCGTCTCCCCCGTCCTCGAGGCTTCACAATGGCCTAATTGCTGTTTTCAACACTGATCTATAAACCAGAGCTTTTGTGCCCAAGTGGGATCGGCCTGGAGCTGAAGCCAACGCAGCATCGCTCGCTGCTCCGAGGCACGGAgaagcacagggatggggaggctATAAATAAGCCAACGAACAGCAACAAGGACAAACTATTCCAGAAACACTGAGTTTCGTGGGGCTGAATCCACTCCTGGACGGGGCTTTGCTGGATGAGAGAGCCAGGAGCCACCAGCCAAGTCAAATTCCCCCTGCAGCGCTGCTGGCAGCCCTCGGCAGCGTGTTTTAATGCACTCCCAAATGGATTAAAACAAACAGGCAGCCCCCTCATTCATCCTGAATTCACAGGGATGCATCTCGAGGCCATTTGCCTGGCCTGCTTTGGGCACCCCTCCAGTGGGCACATATAAATAGCTGCCCTGAAGCCGGCGCTGATCCGGAATGCTGTGCCCTCTACCCTCACCATGCTCTGCGGCCGCACCAAAAAAGGCAGCTCATCAGGGCAGCCTTGGGATGAAACCACCCCAGGAACATCACTGGTAGCAAAACCagtccccagcagtgccacagcatggctgggcATCCCATCCTGCCCCCAGAACATCGCCTGCATCCCGATTTCCAAGGGTTTCTGATAAACTTTGCCAGGCTTGAGCAAAATTGAGTTATGAAGCCTCAGTCACACTTGAGAGCTGAGCTGTCCTGGCTGGCTGGAGTTAATTGGCTTGACCAGGATAAACATATCAAGTCTGATTAATTCAAGCAGGCTTCCCCAGGCTCTATAAACTAAAAGTCATCCAAGCCCCATCGTAACATTGTCTGAAGTGGGAAATGAGAGGGGTATTCCCTGTGCATGTGTGCAAAGGGTCAGAGGATGGGGGTTTTAAGAAATTGCCGAGATGACGCCTTGCCTGAGAGAAACCCAAAAGTGGGGTCACACTGTTGAACACAACCCTGTTATCCTTAATATGCacatgaggaggaggaggaggaggtggagaagAGCTGTAGTCCCAGtcagagagaaaagtaaaatagCTGAAACGAGGGCAGTAATcccaaaagagagaaaatacagcCTGGGGGCTTTGGCTTCACCAACCCATCCGAGCCCTTGCCTGGGGAAAATCAGCACATTCTCGTCTGAACTCCAGCAGATCCTTATGTAAAAGGGAGCAGCACATGCCCACAAAATCCTCAGGAAATATAACAGCCTGGTGTATAGGAATGATTTATCGGCACAGCTTTTGGCTGCAATCCATATATAACCCATAGCGGCTGCAGCAGGATTATCGAAGCAATCAGTCTCGCATCTAATTCAGCAAGGAGAGggatattaaaatgaaaagaggTCTGTGAaaccctggcagcagctctccctcTCGCTCAGCGTCCACGTGGCTTGAGCGGAAGCGAATGGGAGTGGAATCGGCCCCCGCGAGGGTGAGGGATTTTCACAGCCCCtcggcagccccagctctgccgaGAGCTCCCtgggccctgcctgggctggatGCGGCCACCTCGGGAGGGGAACACGCTGACCCATTCCAGACGAGTGCAGAGGGTGACAcctggcagccagcacagcctgcagggattTCAGTCAGAGCATAGGGATGCATctgcctgcccttccctccccggAGCTGTTtctctgcccagctgcaggggctgcacactCGCCTTCCCCACACCTGTCACTGTGGCAAGGCCAGACACATTGTGAGGATGAGGCCTTCCTAGGGAAATAAGATTTGGTGGCAGCTCAACAGTGACccctccatccatccttccatggGGGTCAGCTCACAAATCTCAACTTCAGCTGTTTAGAACAAAACTGAACTCAAAACACCGAAACCAGGGCTGATTTTACTCGCAGAGATCCTCCCCTGCTACTGCTGGAGGTTGGTTAAAAGCCAagcagggccagcctggggcagttATTGGTCTCCCTGGGCACAGTCCAGTGGCTATTTTGCTTTCCCCGGTCACGGTCAGCAGTGGAAGTGCCCATGCCAagagtggtgtcatctgcaGCAACGGGGGCATAGATCACAGTTTCCCTTCCTACGGCTGAGCACAGACCTTGCCAGAAATATATTAGTCACTGTAGTATACGAAGACCATATGCATGCCCTACCTGacttttaatggaaaaaaaatctctcagcAGCTTTTCTAGAAGTCAGAGGACACCCAAATTTATGAGATACTGGAAACAGGTGCCCATGCCCCATCTAGGACAGATCCCTGTGCCCAAGCAGCAAAGCTTTTCATCATCCCCAGGGTGAATGGAAGAGCCTCCTGCACTGCCTGGCCCAGCCAACACAGAGTGGAAagaattgggggaaaaaaatgcaaagccaGGCTGGTAGCATTGTGGTGTCACAACACCCAGCAGCAGGTTTCAATAGGAATCACAAAAACATCTTTACCAAGGTTTTTTATAATTATGAGGATACTGCCTAATACTGCTGAAGCAATATATAATGAGCATCCCAAAAGAGCCTAAGCTCCAGAGATGGTGTTGAGCATGGACCAGGATAAGCTCAGGGCACCTCCATCACCTtgtccagcactgccaagcaaCTCCCAGCTTCCCTGGAAACATCAGCTCCAGCCCACGATACCCACAAGAGGAAACTGGAGCAGCTCTCCACTTTGTGAACACCACTTAAAAGACATTAAGGCAGAGTTGAAAAGCAAAGGCTCCTCCAAATTACCTCCCTGGAACAGCCCGCCCTCACAGCACACTCAGGTATGGGCTTATGGGCTTTTGGGGTTTGTCTCTGCCTCAGGGGAGGGGCTGTCTCTGTGGGTGTGGGCTATTGAAGGCAGCTCTGGCGCCCACAGCTGCCACACATCCTCTCCCCAGCACGGTCCCCCTGGCCCTGAGGACAacctgctcctgtccccaggggtggTTTCTGCCCCTGCAGCATTGCAGTCAGCCCACAGCTCCATCACACCAGCTTCCCGTGGTGATCTCACTTTGCTCTTGGTCTCGACTGTTCCCTTCATGCTCCTGATGCTCTGTGCCGTGcacgtggctgcagggctgcatccaccTCCGAACCACGCTCTGCCACTCGCAGCAACCCAACCTGTGGCTTCTGATGACACCCGTGCCCTGTGCACAGTCGCTCcgccagctccatcccctctcaCTCGTCCCTTGACCTTAAAAacccctcctttcccagccccctGGCCTGTCTTTGCCCGACACCCCCGATCCTGACCCTCAACCCTCGGACAGGAGCCCCGTGGGGTCTGAGGGACACGCGGTGTGGCCACCCGGTCCCATGGCCGATCCCTGgggcgccgccgcccgccggtACCGCGGCACGTGTGGGGGCCGGGATGTGCGCGGGGCCCGGCGGCCAGGGGCGGGATGGGGAAATGACAGCAGCGAGCCCGCAGCGCGGGGGTGTCCGCACAGGCCGCCAGAGAGCCCCGTCCGGGGGCGATGCCGTTCGCCGCCCGCagcgcagccccagccccgctccatccccgcctcggccgcccccgcccgcccgctcCCTCCGGGCGCGGCTTTGTCTCCGCCACCGCGGGCGCATCCCCGGCCGGGCCAACCCGGCCTCCCCGCCCGTTCCCGCAGCACCGACCTGGCGGGGAGCGACCCCGGGaccccgcagcccccgccgcgCTGGGCCGGAGCGCCGCTGCCCGGCGCCGCCTTCGCTTTCGGTTCCgctccggcggcggcggcggcagcgggaaggagggagggaaggagggagggagggatggaaggagggagggagggagagagggaggccccgctccgccccggggAAGGGCAGGTTTCCCCCCGGGCAGCCGCATCCTGCCCGCCCGCCCCCGTAAGCCGCTGTTGCGGTgtgttttgttcctttgtttATTTACAAATTTTCCCCCAGTGTTTTATTCCCCCCCGGGCCGCGCGTCACCTCCCCGCGGGATGCAGCGCGGAGCCCCGGCCGGTCCCGCTGCCGCCGACCCCGCTGCGGGCTCCCCGCGTCCGCCTCGGAGGGACCCGAGCCCCGGCGTGCCCCGGCGCCGCTTCCTGCCCCGGCCCCCTGCAAACCCTGGGCTGCCAGCGGCAGGTCGGCTGGGGACAAACGGGTTACCCGCGCCAGGTCCCCCGCACTCAGCGATTGCCCAAAGCATCACCTAAAGGGGCGGTTTGGAAAGCAGTTGTTTGGAAATGTCACAGAGGCCACCACCAAAGAGTTCCCACACAAGTTACCGCTCTGTAGCGCTGAGACAGAACTCACGGGCAAGGCTTTGGAATCTGCTATCTGCACGGCCTTTAACACCCGGCTGACACCAGCCCTCGGCAAACATACCCCTTGCTTTGTCCGgtatttggggtttgtttttatttccatccAGCACCATTTCTGCACCAAGCTCACTCCCGGTTTTCTTTACATGAAGCAACAGCTTCAGCCTTGAGCAGATGCAAATGCCACAGCTGGCCAAACCCTCTTCCTCATTTTGCTTCAAGGTTCGTTTGTGGGCACCACTTTGACACTGTAGAGctccacagagcagagccaggcctCCATGCCAGCTTTGTCGATAAACATTGTATTTCTGACCAGAATCTTGAAAGCCACTCTAAAAATCAGGTTACTTACCGGAACGCAGTAGGTGCTCCGAACATTTTAAGGATTAAACTCCTCGATGTTggttaaaacacagcagagagggaaTGAGGCATCACCAGCGTTCCACAAAGCTGAATTCCCCTTTGCCGTTGGAAACCTCGTTTTAAAATCAAGGCCCTGATGATCTGCCAACAGCCCCGATGCAGCAGTAATTAATGGAATGTGTAAACTAACACCGGGCTATGCTTGTCTCAACCACACCCTAGTGCTTCTCTCTTCCTCCTTAccttttccagctccagcagaaccaggtTTGGGTCTGGTGTGGCAATGCCACAGTTAAATCTGCTGCTTCCAAGCAGGGTAGCTCTGGGGCTTTAATGATGCTCAGCTTTTCTGTAGTTACCAGGTGAGTGGCACCCACGAAAGGTTTACACTCACAGGAGTGCAAGCTTGTCTGCCCTCAAATTGC
This is a stretch of genomic DNA from Ammospiza nelsoni isolate bAmmNel1 chromosome 18, bAmmNel1.pri, whole genome shotgun sequence. It encodes these proteins:
- the CAMKK2 gene encoding calcium/calmodulin-dependent protein kinase kinase 2, producing MASLIVVTEHEAAGSASEEEMDVPGTEAFGDGRKLHLSGRKLSLQERPQPVRSPGHGDGAKERFIYPSLPYSPVTSPHSSPRLPRRPTVESNRVSITGLQDCVQLNQYKLKDEIGKGSYGVVKLAYNEDDNTYYAMKVLSKKKLMRQAGFPRRPPPRGAKAAPEGCLQPRGPIEQVYQEIAILKKLDHPNVVKLVEVLDDPSEDHLYMVFELVKQGPVMEIPTLKPLSEDQARFYFQDLIKGIEYLHYQKIIHRDIKPSNLLVGEDGHVKIADFGVSNEFKGADALLTNTVGTPAFMAPETLSETRKIFSGKALDVWAMGITLYCFVFGQCPFMDERILSLHNKIKTQTLEFPDQPEITDFLKDLITRMLDKNPESRISVPEIKESTVQQPFAGDFWSFAPAGAWKGREAERMESKLHPWVTKNGAELLPTEDENCTLVEVTEEEVENSVKHIPSLATVILVKTMIRKRSFGNPFEGSKREERPLSSSGTLLPKQGSEDNLKCNDLPNVGEEELLS